A stretch of Chloroflexota bacterium DNA encodes these proteins:
- a CDS encoding PQQ-dependent sugar dehydrogenase, with the protein MKRLPFLCAAIISALVISLIPASTQLKAAPILPAGFVTETVVAGLTGPTTVTWAPDGRMFIGQKDGRVRVFQNGALLSTDFINISNQVNNYWDRGLLGIAVHPDFPNTPYVYLLFTYDPPGLPDNGSGARVSHLLRVSADPNNTNVALPGSEVVLLGANSTLANIGDPSSHSGPPSCDNNGVPIQDCLAADSPTHTIGTVAFGVDGSLFVSNGDGSHYSYVDSRALRSQNPDSLAGKILRINPITGQGYADNPFYNGDPNSNRSKVYSLGLRNPFRMTIHPTSNEPYVGDVGWNTWEEINAGRAKNFGWPCYEGRDTNSLQQGSYASLAECQALYAQGLNVVQKPAYAYNHSENQGGSSVQAGSFYDGAVYPAEYQGALFLSDYNGDWIRYLTFDPNTGQATVHNFGTDVSPTGGIVQLTAGPDKNLYYVAYNGPTPDTSEVRRIRYTAGSNTPPAADAVASPDAGQAPLVVNFSSAGTYDPDAQTLTYDWDFGDGGNSTAPNPTHTYIANGNYTVTLTVTDSAGATGVDTVLVTVGNTRPAATILFPAAGATYNANDTINFSGSGADPEDGSLGGAGLRWDVLLHHNQHVHFDYAPGLSGNSGSFVAPDHGDNSWMELCLTATDSAGLTDQKCAGLLPNTVVFTFDTAPSGLLLSYEGVTSLTPFNANAVVNSHQDIIAAMTQGCYPFGSWSDGGAASHQIVVGNSPQTFLAAYVTSLPAQWQTSDVGSVAAPGSACYNNDLYTLTGSGADIWKSADGFRYVYQPLNGDGEITTRVVSVGSTHAWAKAGVMIRETLLAGSPNAMVAVTRSNGVAFQRRATTDGTSVTTAGAVVAAPYWVRLTRSGNTFNAYQSPDGVNWTLVGTDTISMATNVYVGLALTSHNDGVVNTSTFNNVSINTILPPTPTLTATFTATPTATATFTATATATRTANPTRTPSNTPTATFTATHTPTATSTPTALQAPAINFPASGSNASAARPVFDWANVNGATSYTFQISADAAFTNLLVSFNISPSAYAPSSDLPRNTLLYWRVRANNSKGLGPWSRTRHFYSANPPGVPALLSPASGATLSSPVLDWSDSTPAATYYEVQIATDSGFLNLLGRGRGGRVEVSIYTPQTPLTAGAYFWRVRAVTVASSGLQFSGWSVGRSFRVP; encoded by the coding sequence ATGAAACGCCTGCCCTTCCTTTGCGCCGCCATTATTTCTGCGCTGGTGATCAGCCTCATCCCAGCCTCCACTCAACTCAAAGCCGCCCCGATCCTCCCGGCAGGTTTTGTCACCGAGACGGTTGTGGCCGGCCTCACCGGCCCCACCACCGTCACCTGGGCGCCCGATGGCCGCATGTTCATCGGCCAGAAAGATGGCCGGGTGCGCGTCTTCCAAAACGGCGCTCTCCTGTCAACCGACTTTATCAACATCTCCAATCAAGTTAACAATTACTGGGATCGCGGCCTGCTCGGCATCGCCGTTCATCCCGACTTTCCAAACACGCCTTACGTTTATCTTCTGTTCACCTACGATCCACCCGGCCTGCCCGACAACGGCAGCGGGGCGCGGGTGAGCCACCTGCTTCGCGTCAGCGCCGACCCCAACAACACCAACGTGGCTCTGCCCGGTAGTGAAGTGGTGTTGCTGGGCGCGAACAGCACTCTTGCCAACATCGGCGACCCATCCAGCCACAGCGGCCCGCCTTCATGCGACAACAATGGTGTGCCTATTCAAGATTGCCTGGCCGCCGACAGCCCCACTCACACCATCGGCACTGTCGCCTTCGGCGTTGATGGCTCGCTGTTCGTGAGCAACGGCGACGGCTCACATTACAGCTACGTGGACTCGCGCGCGCTGCGTTCGCAAAACCCCGACAGCCTGGCCGGAAAAATTCTGCGTATCAATCCCATCACCGGCCAGGGTTACGCCGACAACCCTTTTTACAACGGCGACCCAAACAGCAACCGCTCCAAAGTTTACAGCCTCGGCTTGCGCAACCCGTTCCGCATGACGATTCACCCAACCAGCAACGAGCCTTATGTTGGCGACGTGGGCTGGAACACCTGGGAGGAAATTAACGCGGGGCGGGCCAAGAACTTTGGCTGGCCGTGTTACGAAGGCCGCGACACCAACAGCCTCCAACAGGGCAGTTACGCTTCACTTGCTGAATGTCAGGCGTTGTACGCCCAAGGCCTGAACGTCGTTCAGAAGCCGGCCTATGCCTACAACCACAGCGAGAACCAGGGCGGCAGTTCGGTGCAAGCCGGAAGTTTCTACGACGGCGCGGTTTACCCGGCTGAGTATCAGGGCGCGCTCTTCCTCTCCGATTACAACGGCGACTGGATTCGCTACCTGACCTTTGATCCCAACACCGGCCAGGCCACTGTCCACAACTTTGGCACAGACGTTTCGCCGACGGGCGGCATCGTGCAACTCACCGCCGGGCCGGACAAGAATCTGTATTACGTGGCCTACAACGGCCCCACGCCCGACACTAGCGAAGTGCGCCGCATTCGCTACACTGCCGGCAGCAACACCCCGCCCGCCGCCGATGCCGTGGCCTCACCCGACGCCGGACAAGCGCCTCTCGTTGTCAATTTCTCCAGCGCCGGAACCTACGACCCGGACGCGCAAACGCTCACCTATGATTGGGATTTTGGCGACGGCGGCAACTCAACGGCTCCGAACCCGACTCACACTTACATCGCCAACGGCAACTACACCGTCACCCTCACCGTCACCGACTCCGCCGGGGCAACCGGCGTTGACACCGTCCTGGTCACGGTGGGCAACACCCGGCCTGCCGCAACCATCCTCTTTCCGGCGGCTGGCGCAACCTACAACGCCAACGACACCATCAACTTCAGCGGGAGCGGGGCCGACCCGGAAGACGGCAGTCTCGGCGGGGCCGGCTTGCGCTGGGACGTTCTGTTGCACCACAACCAGCACGTTCACTTTGATTATGCGCCCGGCCTCAGCGGCAACTCAGGTAGTTTCGTTGCGCCCGATCACGGCGACAACTCGTGGATGGAGTTGTGCCTCACCGCCACCGACAGCGCCGGGTTGACCGACCAGAAGTGCGCCGGCCTTTTGCCAAACACCGTCGTCTTCACCTTTGACACGGCGCCTTCCGGCTTGTTGTTATCTTACGAAGGCGTGACCTCTCTGACGCCCTTCAACGCCAACGCCGTCGTCAACTCTCACCAGGACATCATCGCCGCCATGACTCAAGGCTGTTACCCCTTCGGCTCATGGTCAGACGGCGGCGCGGCCAGCCACCAGATCGTCGTTGGCAACTCGCCGCAAACATTCCTCGCCGCCTACGTCACCTCTCTGCCTGCCCAGTGGCAAACTTCAGACGTGGGCAGTGTCGCCGCGCCCGGCAGTGCCTGCTACAACAACGACCTTTACACCCTCACCGGCTCTGGCGCCGACATCTGGAAATCGGCAGATGGATTCCGCTACGTCTATCAGCCGTTGAATGGCGATGGCGAGATCACGACCCGGGTGGTGAGCGTCGGTTCCACGCACGCCTGGGCGAAGGCGGGAGTGATGATCCGCGAGACCTTGCTGGCCGGTTCGCCGAACGCAATGGTGGCCGTCACTCGAAGCAATGGCGTTGCTTTTCAACGACGGGCTACTACCGACGGAACATCCGTCACCACAGCGGGGGCCGTTGTGGCCGCGCCGTACTGGGTTCGCCTCACCCGAAGCGGAAACACCTTCAACGCCTATCAATCGCCCGACGGCGTCAACTGGACTCTGGTGGGCACCGACACGATCAGCATGGCGACGAACGTTTACGTTGGCCTGGCCCTCACCAGCCATAATGACGGCGTCGTCAACACCTCCACTTTCAACAACGTCAGCATCAACACCATCCTGCCGCCCACGCCCACACTGACCGCCACGTTTACGGCGACGCCGACCGCTACCGCGACGTTCACGGCAACTGCGACGGCAACCAGGACGGCCAACCCAACACGTACGCCGTCGAACACACCGACCGCAACTTTCACCGCCACTCACACACCCACTGCCACTTCGACGCCGACGGCCTTGCAAGCCCCGGCCATCAACTTCCCCGCCAGCGGCAGTAACGCCTCAGCGGCCCGGCCCGTGTTCGACTGGGCGAATGTGAACGGCGCGACTTCTTACACATTTCAAATTTCTGCGGACGCCGCTTTCACCAACCTGCTGGTCAGTTTCAACATCTCGCCCTCGGCTTATGCGCCTTCCTCGGATTTGCCTCGCAACACGTTGTTGTACTGGCGGGTGCGGGCCAACAACTCGAAGGGGCTGGGGCCGTGGTCGAGAACCCGCCACTTTTACAGCGCCAACCCGCCCGGCGTTCCGGCCCTGCTCTCGCCGGCCAGCGGCGCAACGCTATCGTCACCGGTGCTCGACTGGAGCGACTCGACTCCGGCGGCGACTTACTACGAAGTTCAAATCGCAACCGACTCGGGTTTCCTCAATCTTCTGGGTCGAGGCCGGGGCGGGCGGGTTGAGGTTTCCATTTATACGCCTCAAACACCTCTGACCGCAGGCGCTTACTTCTGGCGCGTTCGGGCGGTGACTGTTGCCTCGTCTGGTTTGCAATTCA